One Lysinibacillus sp. OF-1 DNA segment encodes these proteins:
- the purQ gene encoding phosphoribosylformylglycinamidine synthase subunit PurQ — protein sequence MKFAVLVFPGSNCDIDMYHAIKDELGEEVEYVWHTATDLSGFDGVLVPGGFSYGDYLRCGAMANQSNIMAEVKKAADAGKPVLGVCNGFQILTEAGLLPGALLRNKNLKFMCRTVQLKVENNNTLFTNQYEQGQIINIPIAHGEGNYYCDEETLQSLKDNNQIVFTYSGDNPNGSLEDIAGIINERGNVLGMMPHPERAVDALVGGADGLAVFKSIVKQWRENHVNN from the coding sequence ATGAAATTCGCAGTACTCGTATTCCCTGGGTCAAACTGTGACATCGATATGTATCATGCGATTAAAGACGAGCTAGGTGAAGAAGTAGAATATGTATGGCATACAGCAACAGATCTAAGTGGCTTTGATGGCGTATTAGTACCTGGAGGATTCTCCTATGGGGACTACCTTCGTTGTGGTGCAATGGCTAATCAATCTAACATTATGGCAGAGGTTAAGAAAGCAGCAGATGCTGGTAAACCTGTATTAGGTGTATGTAATGGCTTCCAAATTCTGACGGAAGCTGGTTTATTACCAGGGGCTTTACTACGCAATAAAAACTTAAAATTTATGTGCCGTACAGTACAGCTAAAAGTGGAAAACAACAATACATTATTCACAAATCAATATGAGCAAGGTCAAATCATCAATATTCCAATCGCACATGGTGAAGGTAATTACTACTGTGACGAGGAAACTTTACAATCACTAAAAGATAATAATCAAATCGTATTCACATACTCAGGTGACAATCCAAACGGTTCTTTAGAAGATATCGCAGGGATTATAAACGAGCGCGGCAATGTATTAGGGATGATGCCACACCCAGAGCGAGCTGTTGATGCATTGGTGGGCGGCGCAGACGGTCTAGCAGTATTCAAATCAATTGTGAAGCAGTGGAGGGAAAATCATGTCAACAACTAA
- the purS gene encoding phosphoribosylformylglycinamidine synthase subunit PurS, with protein MKKVKIYVTLRESILDPQGSAVQGSLAKMGYGEVEDLRIGKYLELTLKDSERDIDTLVKEMCEKVLTNVVIEDYRFEVEEAN; from the coding sequence ATGAAAAAAGTAAAAATCTATGTAACATTACGTGAGAGCATTCTTGATCCACAAGGCTCTGCAGTACAAGGTTCTTTAGCTAAAATGGGCTACGGTGAGGTAGAAGATTTACGTATCGGTAAATATCTTGAGCTAACTCTTAAAGACTCAGAACGTGACATTGATACTCTAGTAAAAGAAATGTGTGAAAAGGTTTTAACGAACGTTGTAATTGAAGACTACCGTTTTGAAGTCGAGGAGGCTAACTAA
- the purC gene encoding phosphoribosylaminoimidazolesuccinocarboxamide synthase, with protein sequence MTKGQLLYEGKAKKLFTTEEPHVLLVEYKDSATAFNGEKKEEIDGKGILNNRITSLIFEKLQANGIASHFVKQLSDTQQLVKKVEIIPIEVVVRNIAAGSLAKRLGLEEGTALKRPIVEFYYKDDALGDPLITTEHIDVLDLATPTEVTAIYDGALAINKVLQPIFADINVTLIDFKLEFGRDMDGNVLLADEISPDTCRLWDATTKQKLDKDVFRRDLGNLTEVYTIILSRLGGK encoded by the coding sequence ATGACTAAAGGTCAACTTTTGTATGAAGGTAAAGCAAAAAAATTGTTCACAACAGAGGAGCCACATGTGCTACTAGTTGAGTACAAGGATAGTGCAACAGCATTCAATGGCGAAAAAAAAGAAGAAATTGACGGCAAGGGCATTTTAAATAATCGCATTACTTCATTAATTTTCGAAAAATTACAAGCAAACGGAATTGCGTCACATTTCGTAAAACAATTATCAGATACACAACAACTTGTAAAAAAAGTAGAAATTATTCCGATTGAAGTTGTTGTTCGTAATATTGCCGCAGGAAGTTTAGCAAAACGTCTTGGTCTTGAAGAGGGAACAGCCTTAAAACGACCAATCGTAGAATTTTACTATAAAGACGATGCGTTAGGCGACCCACTCATTACGACAGAACATATTGACGTTCTGGATCTTGCGACACCTACTGAAGTAACAGCCATTTATGATGGAGCACTAGCTATTAACAAAGTTCTACAGCCAATCTTTGCAGATATCAATGTAACATTAATTGATTTTAAATTAGAGTTTGGCCGTGATATGGATGGCAATGTATTATTGGCAGATGAAATTTCACCAGACACATGCAGACTTTGGGATGCAACTACAAAGCAAAAGTTAGACAAAGATGTTTTTCGTCGAGACCTTGGTAATTTAACTGAAGTTTATACTATTATACTTTCTAGACTCGGAGGCAAATAA
- the purB gene encoding adenylosuccinate lyase, producing the protein MIERYTRPEMGAIWTEQNKYQAWLEVEILACEAWAEIGDIPKEDVAKIRENASFDVNRILEIEQETRHDVVAFTRAVSETLGEERKWVHYGLTSTDVVDTALSYLIKQANDILRKDIVNFIDIIAAKAKEHKHTVMMGRTHGVHAEPTTFGLKLGLWYEEMKRNLERFEAAAKVIETGKMSGAVGTYANIDPRVEQYVCDQLGLAASPISTQTLQRDRHAQYLGALALVATSIEKFATEIRGLQKSETREVEEAFAKGQKGSSAMPHKRNPIGSENMVGMSRLMRGYMVTAYENVALWHERDISHSSAERVILPDATITLNYMLNRFGNIVKNLTVFPENMKRNMERTYGLIYSQRILLALIDKGLVREEAYDTVQPLAMQAWDEQVQFRTLVDASEKITSYLTQEELDECFDYNYHLQHVDMIFERLGLN; encoded by the coding sequence ATGATTGAACGTTACACAAGACCCGAAATGGGCGCAATTTGGACAGAACAAAATAAGTACCAAGCTTGGCTAGAGGTTGAAATTTTAGCATGTGAGGCTTGGGCAGAGATAGGCGATATTCCAAAAGAGGATGTTGCTAAAATTCGTGAAAATGCTTCATTTGATGTGAACCGCATTTTAGAAATTGAACAAGAAACACGTCATGACGTTGTAGCCTTTACGCGTGCCGTTTCGGAAACACTTGGGGAAGAGCGTAAATGGGTACATTATGGTTTAACTTCTACAGACGTAGTAGACACAGCACTTTCTTATTTAATCAAACAAGCAAATGATATTTTGCGCAAGGACATCGTGAATTTCATTGATATTATTGCGGCTAAGGCAAAAGAGCATAAACATACGGTGATGATGGGACGTACACATGGTGTTCATGCAGAACCAACAACTTTTGGTTTAAAACTTGGTTTATGGTATGAGGAAATGAAGCGTAACCTTGAACGTTTTGAAGCAGCAGCCAAAGTAATTGAAACAGGAAAAATGTCTGGAGCTGTTGGAACATATGCCAATATCGATCCTCGTGTTGAGCAATATGTTTGTGATCAACTAGGTCTTGCTGCATCACCGATTTCAACACAAACTTTACAGCGTGATCGCCATGCGCAGTATTTAGGTGCATTAGCTTTAGTTGCTACATCAATTGAAAAATTCGCAACAGAAATTCGCGGCTTACAGAAATCTGAAACGCGTGAAGTAGAAGAAGCTTTTGCAAAAGGGCAAAAGGGCTCATCCGCAATGCCACATAAACGTAATCCAATCGGTTCTGAAAACATGGTTGGGATGTCTCGTTTAATGCGTGGATACATGGTGACAGCTTATGAAAATGTAGCTTTATGGCATGAACGTGATATTTCTCATTCATCTGCAGAGCGCGTTATTTTACCGGATGCAACAATTACTCTTAACTATATGCTTAATCGCTTCGGTAATATTGTGAAAAACTTAACAGTATTCCCTGAGAACATGAAACGTAACATGGAACGCACATATGGTCTTATTTATTCTCAACGCATCTTATTAGCATTAATCGATAAAGGATTAGTACGTGAGGAAGCTTATGATACAGTACAACCTTTAGCAATGCAGGCATGGGACGAGCAAGTTCAGTTCCGTACATTAGTTGATGCAAGTGAAAAAATCACATCTTATTTAACACAAGAAGAGCTGGATGAGTGCTTTGATTATAACTACCACTTACAGCATGTTGATATGATTTTTGAACGACTAGGACTTAACTAA
- the purK gene encoding 5-(carboxyamino)imidazole ribonucleotide synthase has protein sequence MTKIIYPGQTIGIIGGGQLGRMMALAAKESGFKVAVLEPAMDSPCGQVADIRIVAPYDDEAALEELAEVSDVITYEFENIDYEGLKRLSQMAYVPQGAELVRITQNRITEKDAIVKASCPVAPYIVAKTYEELVANIDSIGYPCIVKTARGGYDGKGQQLLKSTEDLPLAKELFTHSQCIAEGFVPFLKEVSVIVQRNGHGESYCQPVGENIHVHHILHETIVPARISESTAQAAEREALKIADYLHLVGTLAVEMFVLEDGSIVINELAPRPHNSGHYSIEACNVSQFHQHIRAVCGWPLRKPELWAPSIMVNVLGQHVVPLSNSIAKYPEWSIHLYGKAEAKVNRKMGHVTIMTKSLEETLQQIESSGIWSE, from the coding sequence GTGACGAAGATTATTTATCCTGGACAAACGATAGGTATTATAGGCGGAGGACAACTTGGTCGAATGATGGCGCTTGCTGCAAAGGAGTCAGGTTTTAAAGTGGCTGTTCTTGAACCTGCAATGGACTCGCCGTGTGGGCAGGTAGCTGATATTCGTATTGTAGCTCCATATGATGATGAAGCTGCTTTAGAAGAACTTGCAGAAGTAAGTGATGTTATCACTTATGAATTTGAAAATATTGATTATGAAGGCTTAAAGCGCTTATCACAAATGGCTTATGTTCCTCAAGGAGCAGAGTTGGTACGTATTACACAAAACCGTATAACAGAGAAAGACGCTATTGTGAAGGCTAGTTGCCCAGTAGCACCATATATTGTTGCAAAAACTTATGAAGAATTAGTAGCCAATATTGATTCGATTGGTTATCCTTGTATAGTCAAAACAGCAAGAGGTGGTTATGATGGCAAGGGACAGCAGCTTTTAAAGTCAACTGAAGATTTACCTTTAGCGAAAGAACTATTCACACATTCTCAATGTATTGCAGAAGGTTTTGTTCCTTTCCTAAAGGAAGTATCGGTCATTGTTCAAAGAAATGGTCATGGTGAATCGTATTGTCAGCCAGTTGGAGAGAACATTCATGTTCATCATATTCTGCATGAAACAATTGTGCCTGCTCGCATATCTGAAAGCACAGCTCAAGCTGCGGAACGAGAAGCTTTAAAAATTGCAGATTACTTACATTTAGTAGGAACGCTAGCAGTAGAAATGTTTGTGTTAGAAGATGGTAGCATTGTTATTAATGAATTAGCACCAAGACCTCATAATTCTGGTCATTATTCAATAGAAGCGTGTAATGTTTCACAATTCCATCAGCATATTCGTGCTGTTTGTGGTTGGCCATTACGTAAGCCAGAACTTTGGGCGCCATCCATTATGGTCAATGTATTAGGGCAGCATGTCGTGCCACTCAGTAACTCAATTGCTAAATATCCTGAATGGTCCATCCATCTTTATGGGAAAGCTGAAGCTAAGGTAAACCGTAAAATGGGCCATGTAACGATTATGACAAAAAGCTTAGAGGAAACACTACAACAAATCGAGAGTTCTGGCATTTGGTCAGAATAG
- the purE gene encoding 5-(carboxyamino)imidazole ribonucleotide mutase, which produces MNPKIGVIMGSSSDWETMKHACDILDELQVPYEKKVVSAHRTPDLMFDYAETARERGLQVIIAGAGGAAHLPGMVAAKTTLPVIGVPVQSRALNGLDSLLSIVQMPGGVPVATVAIGKAGATNAGLLAAQILSTTDAVLANKLDARREATKQQVLESTGDLV; this is translated from the coding sequence ATGAATCCGAAAATCGGTGTCATTATGGGTAGTTCAAGTGACTGGGAAACAATGAAACATGCATGTGATATTTTAGATGAATTACAAGTACCGTATGAAAAAAAGGTTGTATCTGCACATCGTACACCTGATTTAATGTTTGACTATGCAGAGACAGCTCGTGAGCGAGGACTACAAGTAATTATCGCTGGGGCAGGTGGAGCTGCACATTTACCTGGAATGGTAGCAGCTAAAACAACATTACCTGTCATTGGTGTACCAGTTCAATCACGTGCACTTAACGGACTCGATTCATTATTATCTATCGTTCAAATGCCTGGTGGTGTACCTGTAGCAACTGTAGCGATTGGCAAAGCGGGAGCAACAAACGCAGGATTACTAGCAGCTCAAATTTTGTCAACAACAGATGCTGTACTTGCTAATAAATTAGATGCTAGACGTGAAGCAACGAAGCAGCAAGTATTAGAAAGCACAGGTGACTTAGTGTGA
- a CDS encoding NETI motif-containing protein, whose amino-acid sequence MGKKQIWYEVQENESIEDCLARMQQDGFMAIGRKEEPLFHIVDGEPAFLRQKIQFKAIPTQDTE is encoded by the coding sequence TTGGGGAAAAAGCAAATTTGGTATGAGGTACAAGAAAATGAGTCGATCGAGGATTGTTTAGCAAGAATGCAGCAGGATGGTTTCATGGCCATAGGGCGAAAAGAAGAGCCGCTTTTTCATATAGTAGATGGTGAACCAGCCTTTTTGCGTCAAAAAATTCAATTTAAAGCTATACCTACTCAAGATACTGAATAA